From the genome of Kaistella daneshvariae, one region includes:
- the dnaK gene encoding molecular chaperone DnaK, translating into MSKIIGIDLGTTNSCVAVMEGKDPVVIPNAEGKRTTPSIVAFTEDGERKVGDPAKRQAVTNPTKTIYSIKRFIGTHFKDDATEIGRVAYKVVKGPNDTVKVKVDDREYTPQEISAMILQKMKKTAEDYLGQEVTRAVITVPAYFNDAQRQATKEAGEIAGLKVERIINEPTAAALAYGLDKNHKDQKIAVYDLGGGTFDVSILDLGDGVFEVLSTNGDTHLGGDDFDDVIINWLATEFQSEEGVDLKADPIALQRLKEAAEKAKIELSSSSQTEVNLPYITATATGPKHLVKTLTRSKFEQLAADLVQRSMEPCKKALSDAGLTTADIDEVILVGGSTRIPVIQEQVEKFFGKTPSKGVNPDEVVALGAAIQGGVLTGDVKDVLLLDVTPLSLGIETMGSVFTKLIEANTTIPTKKSEVFSTASDNQPAVSIRVGQGERPMFNDNKEIGRFDLTDIPPSPRGVPQIEVTFDIDANGILSVSAKDKGTGKEQSIKIQASSGLSEEEIQKMKREAEENASADAKKKEEVEVFNKADGLIFQTEKQLKEFGDKLSADKKAAVEAAHAELKTAFEAKDMDSIKSKTEALDAAWMAASEEMYAAGNAGQPGADQAQGNPQSNDSADDVQDADFEEVK; encoded by the coding sequence ATGAGTAAAATAATTGGAATTGACTTAGGTACAACCAACTCATGCGTTGCGGTAATGGAAGGTAAAGATCCTGTTGTTATCCCAAACGCAGAAGGTAAAAGAACCACACCATCTATTGTAGCTTTTACAGAGGATGGCGAAAGAAAAGTAGGTGACCCTGCTAAAAGACAGGCGGTAACCAACCCAACAAAAACAATCTATTCAATTAAAAGATTTATCGGTACCCATTTTAAAGATGACGCCACCGAAATTGGTAGAGTAGCTTATAAAGTAGTTAAAGGTCCTAACGATACTGTAAAAGTAAAAGTGGACGACCGCGAATATACACCACAGGAAATTTCTGCAATGATTCTTCAGAAAATGAAGAAAACAGCGGAAGATTACTTGGGTCAGGAAGTTACAAGAGCGGTAATTACCGTTCCGGCTTACTTTAACGATGCTCAAAGACAAGCAACAAAAGAAGCGGGGGAAATTGCCGGTTTGAAAGTTGAAAGAATTATTAATGAGCCTACAGCAGCTGCTTTGGCTTACGGTTTAGATAAAAATCACAAAGACCAGAAAATTGCCGTTTACGATTTAGGTGGTGGTACTTTCGACGTTTCAATCCTTGACTTAGGTGACGGAGTTTTCGAGGTATTGTCAACAAACGGTGACACCCACTTAGGTGGTGATGATTTCGATGATGTAATCATCAACTGGTTGGCGACTGAATTCCAAAGCGAAGAAGGGGTAGACTTAAAAGCTGATCCAATTGCACTTCAAAGATTAAAAGAAGCTGCTGAAAAAGCAAAAATCGAGTTGTCTTCTTCATCTCAAACAGAAGTCAACCTTCCTTATATTACGGCGACAGCAACCGGCCCAAAACACTTGGTTAAAACTTTAACCAGATCGAAATTCGAGCAGTTGGCTGCAGATTTAGTGCAACGTTCTATGGAACCATGTAAAAAAGCACTTTCCGATGCAGGTCTTACCACAGCCGACATTGATGAGGTGATTTTAGTGGGTGGTTCTACCAGAATCCCGGTTATCCAGGAACAGGTTGAAAAATTCTTCGGTAAAACACCATCAAAAGGAGTAAATCCAGATGAGGTAGTAGCTTTAGGTGCTGCAATTCAGGGTGGAGTTTTAACCGGTGATGTAAAAGACGTTCTTTTATTAGATGTTACGCCACTTTCTTTAGGTATTGAAACAATGGGTTCTGTATTTACAAAATTGATTGAAGCAAATACCACAATCCCAACCAAAAAATCTGAGGTGTTCTCAACTGCGAGCGACAATCAGCCGGCAGTTTCCATTAGAGTTGGACAAGGTGAAAGACCGATGTTTAATGACAACAAAGAAATTGGTAGATTTGATCTAACAGACATTCCTCCTTCACCACGTGGTGTTCCGCAAATTGAAGTAACTTTCGATATTGATGCCAACGGTATTTTGAGCGTTTCCGCAAAAGATAAAGGAACAGGAAAAGAGCAGTCGATTAAAATTCAGGCAAGCTCCGGACTTTCAGAAGAAGAAATCCAAAAAATGAAGCGCGAAGCGGAAGAAAATGCTTCTGCCGATGCGAAGAAAAAAGAAGAAGTTGAAGTTTTCAACAAAGCAGACGGCTTGATTTTCCAAACAGAAAAACAACTGAAAGAATTTGGAGATAAACTTTCTGCTGACAAGAAAGCTGCTGTTGAAGCTGCACACGCAGAATTGAAAACCGCTTTCGAAGCAAAAGATATGGACAGCATTAAATCCAAAACTGAAGCGTTAGACGCTGCTTGGATGGCTGCTTCCGAAGAAATGTACGCTGCCGGAAATGCAGGACAACCGGGTGCTGACCAGGCGCAGGGAAATCCGCAAAGCAATGACAGCGCCGACGACGTTCAAGACGCAGACTTTGAAGAAGTCAAGTAA
- a CDS encoding helix-turn-helix transcriptional regulator produces the protein MGFSKLKIPRVCEQCSEPFEAKTVTSRFCSTSCNNKSLKARKKLEKEQVEKDTLLQKYKNKIAEVQSREFISVAEATVMFGLSKDTVHRYIKRGIITGINLGSRLTRVKRSDLEDLFSAVEMPDKSKEIPEKPNFEVGNCYTISEISSKFHADPGTVTNVIKRNKIPTKKVGSFVYVPKNLIDKIFDGK, from the coding sequence ATGGGATTTAGTAAATTAAAAATACCAAGGGTATGCGAGCAGTGTTCAGAACCCTTTGAAGCAAAGACAGTTACAAGTCGTTTTTGCTCTACTTCTTGTAATAATAAATCATTAAAAGCAAGGAAGAAACTTGAAAAAGAACAAGTTGAAAAAGATACTCTTTTACAAAAATATAAGAACAAGATTGCCGAAGTTCAGAGTAGAGAATTTATTTCAGTTGCTGAAGCTACTGTTATGTTTGGACTTTCAAAAGATACAGTGCACAGATATATAAAACGAGGAATTATTACTGGAATAAATCTAGGCTCAAGATTAACTCGTGTTAAGCGATCAGATTTGGAAGATTTATTTTCAGCAGTTGAAATGCCAGATAAGTCGAAGGAAATTCCTGAGAAACCCAATTTTGAAGTTGGTAATTGTTATACAATTTCCGAAATTAGTTCAAAATTCCACGCTGATCCAGGAACTGTAACAAACGTGATTAAAAGAAACAAAATTCCGACAAAGAAAGTTGGAAGTTTCGTGTATGTTCCTAAAAATTTAATTGATAAAATTTTTGACGGAAAATGA
- a CDS encoding phage integrase SAM-like domain and Arm DNA-binding domain-containing protein, whose amino-acid sequence MKELLKTKVTVRLRKAEFRKEWFIYLESYPVMISGKNDPQRIREYLNRSVTTVDFDKKRPARTTENSVSFKPRRDDNGIIVCKSENDRETMFYADSLRKLRQREYDNIELYNELDIIQQEQKEKSQENFLRYFELLINKRHRNNSESIKVNWYRSIEFLKDFGGQIITFSQIDTKFCENFKSYLLTAKSGSNKEAIISQNTASTYFSVFKAALKEAFIDGFFTTDISAKIKSIPHEES is encoded by the coding sequence ATGAAAGAGTTATTAAAAACCAAAGTTACCGTACGATTGCGCAAAGCCGAGTTCCGAAAAGAATGGTTCATTTATTTGGAAAGTTATCCTGTGATGATTTCAGGTAAAAATGATCCTCAAAGAATTCGCGAATATTTGAACAGGAGTGTAACCACCGTCGATTTTGACAAGAAAAGACCCGCGCGAACAACGGAAAATTCAGTTTCGTTCAAACCCAGAAGGGATGATAATGGAATTATTGTATGCAAAAGTGAAAACGACCGCGAAACAATGTTTTACGCAGATTCATTACGCAAACTGAGACAGAGAGAATACGATAACATTGAACTTTACAACGAACTTGACATAATTCAGCAGGAACAAAAAGAAAAATCTCAAGAGAATTTTCTGAGGTATTTCGAACTGCTTATTAACAAACGACATAGAAATAACTCCGAATCTATTAAGGTCAATTGGTATCGGTCGATAGAATTTCTAAAAGATTTCGGAGGTCAAATTATTACGTTCTCACAGATTGATACGAAGTTCTGTGAAAATTTCAAATCGTATTTGTTGACTGCAAAAAGTGGTAGCAATAAAGAAGCGATAATTTCTCAAAATACGGCTTCAACTTACTTTTCTGTTTTCAAAGCTGCATTAAAAGAAGCGTTTATCGATGGCTTTTTTACGACTGATATTTCGGCGAAAATAAAATCAATTCCACATGAAGAATCGTGA
- a CDS encoding site-specific integrase produces MEELNTLVETPCELDVLKRAALFSALTGLRHSDIQKLTWNEISIENNQARINFTQKKTKGVEYMPMSKQALQLCGESGGPTDLVFKDLTNPAWISRPLKKWIESAGITKKITFHNFRHTFATLQLSSGTDIYTVSKMLGHTNVKTTQVYAKVVDEKKNTASKAILLKNF; encoded by the coding sequence CTGGAAGAACTGAATACTTTAGTTGAAACACCATGCGAACTTGATGTTCTAAAACGTGCAGCGCTATTTTCTGCATTGACAGGTTTGCGACATTCCGATATTCAAAAATTGACGTGGAATGAAATAAGTATTGAAAACAATCAAGCCAGAATAAATTTCACTCAAAAAAAGACCAAAGGTGTAGAATATATGCCGATGTCTAAACAAGCTTTACAACTTTGCGGTGAATCTGGCGGTCCAACTGATTTGGTTTTTAAAGATTTAACGAACCCAGCTTGGATTTCTCGACCACTTAAAAAATGGATTGAAAGTGCAGGAATTACCAAAAAAATAACCTTTCACAATTTCAGACACACTTTCGCTACTTTGCAACTTTCTAGCGGAACAGATATTTATACAGTCAGTAAAATGCTTGGACATACAAATGTGAAAACTACTCAAGTTTATGCAAAAGTTGTTGATGAAAAGAAAAATACTGCATCAAAAGCAATCCTATTAAAAAACTTTTAA
- a CDS encoding helix-turn-helix domain-containing protein: MESNEISFENLPKAVAHLVSEIAIIKLLVEVKQPQQVPQKRIPIDITEACQIIGKAKPTVYTLVRKRLIPCYKNGKKLYFFEDELLEWISKGRKKTLQEIESEATADFKKNFRKTSAEFNLKSQS; encoded by the coding sequence ATGGAGAGTAATGAAATCTCATTCGAAAATCTGCCAAAAGCAGTGGCGCATCTGGTCAGCGAAATTGCTATAATAAAACTTTTGGTAGAAGTAAAGCAACCACAGCAAGTTCCTCAAAAAAGAATTCCAATAGATATAACGGAAGCCTGCCAAATTATCGGGAAAGCCAAACCTACCGTTTATACTCTTGTACGGAAAAGATTAATCCCCTGCTATAAAAATGGCAAGAAACTCTATTTTTTCGAGGACGAACTATTGGAGTGGATTTCCAAAGGAAGAAAGAAAACTTTGCAGGAAATCGAATCTGAAGCAACTGCAGATTTCAAAAAGAATTTTAGAAAAACTTCAGCAGAATTTAATCTAAAATCCCAATCATGA
- a CDS encoding primase-helicase family protein: protein MSTEIPYLRVGTSYYKTIEKPLISGDKISILVRWNRETIVSDHGKTYVSSVPKFDGFCCIPNHLNYQQVIEGFYNVYNEMPFQPNDEKADLQSISEKIPFSLNFMEHIFGEQIELGLDYLKILLLYPTQILPILCLVSKERVTGKTTFIKWLKCIFGLNMTYIKGDSFGSQFNADWTSMLIVAIDEVFFDKKEITERLKYLSTTDKDKKEAKGKDREEVDFFAKFILCSNNEDNFIQIDENEVRFWILKIKPIKSERTEFLRDLNAEIPYFLNYLIQRPFHSQKKTRMWFTHTELRTTALQKLVWKNNNKLESRIIELLFEFFESVEDPEINAVPQDILNMLNKMFKNSYWTINDVRKLLKEIWKLEPQKNSLAYIKYDMDYGGSFYQQNKLGRYFTIKRNFISQKFDEMMS, encoded by the coding sequence ATGAGCACAGAAATTCCTTACTTAAGAGTAGGAACTTCCTACTACAAAACCATAGAAAAACCGTTGATTTCTGGCGATAAGATTTCGATTTTAGTACGCTGGAATCGGGAAACAATTGTGAGCGACCACGGAAAAACATACGTTTCGAGCGTTCCTAAATTTGATGGATTTTGCTGTATTCCAAACCATTTGAATTATCAACAAGTAATTGAAGGATTCTACAATGTGTACAATGAAATGCCTTTTCAACCAAATGATGAAAAAGCAGACCTTCAATCAATATCAGAAAAAATTCCTTTTTCCCTGAATTTTATGGAGCATATTTTCGGAGAGCAGATAGAATTAGGATTGGACTATTTAAAAATATTACTTCTATATCCCACGCAAATCCTTCCGATACTCTGTCTGGTCAGCAAAGAAAGAGTGACCGGAAAAACAACATTTATAAAATGGCTCAAATGTATTTTCGGATTGAATATGACCTACATAAAAGGAGATTCGTTTGGAAGTCAGTTTAACGCAGATTGGACCTCTATGCTAATTGTGGCAATTGATGAAGTTTTCTTTGATAAAAAAGAGATTACTGAACGTTTAAAATATCTTTCCACCACAGATAAAGATAAAAAAGAAGCGAAAGGAAAAGACCGGGAGGAAGTCGATTTTTTTGCGAAGTTTATTCTATGTTCCAACAATGAAGATAATTTTATTCAGATTGATGAAAACGAAGTTCGGTTCTGGATTCTAAAAATCAAACCAATCAAATCTGAAAGAACTGAATTTCTACGCGATCTTAATGCTGAAATACCTTACTTTTTAAACTACTTGATTCAAAGACCATTTCACAGCCAGAAGAAAACACGAATGTGGTTTACTCACACGGAACTACGCACAACTGCTTTGCAGAAATTAGTTTGGAAAAATAATAACAAACTAGAATCCCGGATCATTGAATTACTGTTTGAATTTTTTGAAAGTGTAGAAGACCCGGAAATAAATGCTGTCCCGCAAGATATTTTGAATATGCTCAATAAAATGTTCAAAAACAGTTACTGGACCATCAATGATGTTCGAAAATTATTAAAGGAAATCTGGAAACTAGAGCCGCAAAAAAATTCTTTGGCTTACATCAAATACGACATGGATTATGGCGGAAGTTTTTATCAACAAAATAAACTGGGACGCTATTTTACCATAAAAAGAAATTTTATATCTCAAAAATTTGATGAAATGATGAGTTAG
- a CDS encoding toprim domain-containing protein: MNCTQFNKISVEEVLQSLGHFPTKQNEKEAWFINPFSKENNASFKINKNLNYWYLFSEGIGGNNIDFMKKYLNTSISEVLNWAENQNFSSFHQQTKNKKLFNLPKTYEILEVKDIHHPALIQYLKSRKVEDQKYLIQEIHYQMNDKKYFGICFKNDSDGYEIRNAYSKISLGKKDITIIKNNSKSLRIFEGFFDFLSFKNIEKSLENEPSDYMILNSVSMIHKIKNSLENYEKIDLYFDNDEAGNCAVEIIKNERIEAEDCRVLYSDFKDLNDWLIHKIHKMIIYNR; the protein is encoded by the coding sequence ATGAACTGCACACAATTTAACAAAATTTCGGTGGAAGAAGTCCTGCAATCTCTTGGACATTTTCCTACAAAACAAAATGAAAAAGAAGCGTGGTTTATAAATCCGTTTTCCAAAGAAAACAACGCCTCTTTTAAAATTAATAAAAACCTCAATTATTGGTATTTATTTTCAGAAGGAATTGGTGGAAACAATATTGATTTTATGAAGAAATATTTAAACACTTCCATATCTGAAGTTTTAAACTGGGCAGAAAATCAGAATTTTTCTTCTTTTCACCAGCAAACAAAAAATAAGAAATTATTCAATCTTCCTAAAACTTATGAAATATTAGAGGTGAAAGATATTCACCATCCTGCATTAATTCAATATTTGAAAAGCAGAAAAGTAGAAGATCAAAAGTACTTGATTCAGGAAATTCATTATCAAATGAATGATAAAAAATATTTTGGAATTTGTTTTAAAAATGATTCCGATGGATATGAAATTCGCAATGCTTATTCTAAAATTAGTTTGGGCAAAAAAGACATTACCATCATAAAAAATAACTCAAAATCGCTTCGGATTTTTGAAGGCTTTTTTGATTTTCTCTCCTTTAAAAATATTGAAAAATCATTAGAAAATGAACCTTCAGATTACATGATTTTGAATTCAGTTTCGATGATTCATAAGATTAAAAATTCACTTGAAAATTATGAAAAAATAGACCTCTATTTTGATAATGACGAAGCAGGAAATTGCGCCGTTGAAATCATCAAAAATGAAAGAATTGAAGCAGAAGATTGTAGGGTTTTGTATTCCGATTTTAAGGATTTAAATGATTGGTTGATTCATAAAATCCACAAAATGATAATCTACAATCGTTAA
- a CDS encoding plasmid mobilization protein yields the protein MKEDFFKKFVQKATQENEQKLNAEKRKNHFKDLGRRGGLKKKSDPQLTRIISFRMTESEYQIELKKAEKAKLKLSTFARMVYHGKVLKIDEFKTDEILLEYGNNFKRIKNLLRHREWNVFSNKKKIIVEIEEIIELIRQYLYFKNNQKIADE from the coding sequence ATGAAAGAAGATTTTTTTAAAAAATTTGTGCAAAAAGCAACACAGGAAAATGAGCAAAAATTGAATGCTGAAAAAAGAAAAAATCACTTCAAAGATTTAGGTCGAAGAGGTGGTTTGAAAAAGAAATCTGATCCACAATTAACGAGAATAATTTCCTTTAGGATGACTGAAAGTGAATATCAGATTGAGTTAAAAAAAGCCGAGAAAGCAAAGTTGAAATTATCAACTTTTGCCCGAATGGTTTACCATGGAAAAGTGCTGAAAATTGACGAATTTAAAACCGATGAAATTTTGTTGGAATACGGAAATAATTTTAAAAGAATTAAAAATTTACTGCGCCACAGAGAATGGAATGTTTTCTCAAATAAAAAGAAAATTATTGTTGAGATCGAAGAAATAATCGAACTCATTCGTCAGTATTTATATTTTAAAAACAATCAAAAAATAGCGGATGAATAA
- a CDS encoding relaxase/mobilization nuclease domain-containing protein yields the protein MISKIALEYNGNDKGMAIAAASNFLLSSNPEQQYQEMKTVADRNSKVKKWALTGYISPPTENTKQLSDEELTEISIEALQKIGVTDSNQYRLDIHNSTKQKHIHFVVNRMNIHGKCTVKSRKIGERFGEAVRQICQERNLKTDVEIGIEKKAEMLKNLNQSLKCSNNFDELISEMRKRGFLTELSKNEKIGISGMRIILESDINHQTERQYKPGYKLSEITSSLKIAEIKSVFDLKNIVKQELKASSSLKELRDNLYRQGWAMKVQYKKEFRPNQINQVHDIWIKRVATTTSNQQKNGFFYDKYNGFSLSAIGGNFQNIEKLINATAQSSVFPASSTNENVLEIALETVEEILKPNYVSPAEDEWWKKKKKFNR from the coding sequence ATGATCTCTAAAATTGCGCTGGAATATAATGGGAACGATAAAGGAATGGCAATCGCTGCTGCATCTAATTTCCTTTTAAGCAGCAATCCAGAACAACAATACCAGGAAATGAAAACTGTAGCCGACAGAAATTCAAAAGTGAAAAAGTGGGCTTTAACTGGATATATTTCTCCACCTACTGAAAACACAAAGCAATTATCAGATGAAGAATTAACTGAAATTTCAATTGAAGCATTGCAGAAGATTGGAGTTACAGATAGCAATCAATACCGCTTGGATATCCACAACAGCACAAAACAAAAACACATTCATTTTGTGGTCAATAGAATGAATATTCATGGAAAATGTACGGTAAAATCACGTAAAATTGGTGAAAGATTCGGTGAAGCAGTCCGCCAAATTTGTCAGGAACGAAATCTGAAAACGGATGTAGAAATTGGAATTGAAAAGAAAGCAGAAATGCTGAAAAATCTTAATCAGAGTTTGAAGTGCTCCAATAATTTTGATGAATTAATTTCAGAAATGAGGAAAAGAGGCTTTTTAACTGAACTTTCTAAAAATGAAAAAATTGGAATTTCGGGAATGCGAATCATTTTGGAGAGCGACATCAATCATCAAACCGAACGACAATACAAACCGGGTTATAAACTTTCAGAAATAACATCAAGTCTAAAAATAGCGGAGATCAAAAGTGTTTTTGATTTAAAAAATATTGTGAAACAAGAATTAAAAGCGTCTTCAAGTTTGAAAGAACTTCGGGATAATCTGTATCGGCAAGGATGGGCGATGAAAGTTCAGTATAAAAAAGAATTCCGACCCAATCAAATTAATCAAGTTCATGATATCTGGATCAAAAGAGTTGCGACCACAACTTCCAATCAGCAGAAAAATGGTTTCTTTTACGATAAATACAATGGGTTTTCTCTTTCTGCAATTGGTGGCAATTTTCAAAACATTGAAAAATTAATAAATGCTACCGCACAATCATCAGTTTTTCCTGCCAGTAGCACGAATGAAAATGTATTAGAAATTGCTTTGGAAACAGTTGAAGAAATCCTAAAACCAAATTACGTTTCACCAGCGGAAGATGAATGGTGGAAAAAGAAGAAAAAATTTAATCGATAA
- a CDS encoding helix-turn-helix transcriptional regulator, whose translation MNRIKEVLLEKGIKQKWLAEQLGKSYNVVNGYVQNRQQPRLEVLYEIAEILKVRVKDLLKED comes from the coding sequence ATGAACAGAATTAAAGAAGTACTTTTAGAAAAGGGTATTAAACAAAAATGGTTAGCAGAACAGTTAGGTAAAAGTTATAATGTGGTTAATGGTTATGTGCAAAATCGGCAGCAGCCAAGACTTGAAGTACTTTATGAGATTGCTGAAATTTTAAAAGTACGTGTTAAAGATCTGCTTAAAGAAGATTAA
- the hsdR gene encoding EcoAI/FtnUII family type I restriction enzme subunit R encodes MTKNISEADTRANYIDPKLIESDWTSDNIEREYYFTDGRKLLGNKRGKRLFLDYLLKFNNISLGLIEAKKSNDHPTKGLQQAIDYAEKLKIDFVYSSNGKQIYEFNRVIGKGCYIEKFPTPQELYNRLYGKNIELKKQLHNIPFYLTGAMRPRYYQEIAVNKVLESIADEKKRILLTLATGTGKTFISFQIVHKLFQAKWNLDGESRRPRILFLADRNVLADQAINTFNPYENDLVKINGEEIKSRNGVVPTNAFIFFAIYQAIAEREDIGAYYKAYPPDFFDLIIIDECHRGSANEEGSWRAILDHFNQAVHLGLTATPKREDNVDTYSYFGKPIYEYSLNDGISDGFLTPYKVKRVKTNIDEYIHTNDNKVIQGEIKKDRYDINDFDRNITIIQRTDLIARAVLNNIGRMEKTIVFCVNQDHALELRDMINKHKTVTDSNYCVRVTSDEGKIGRAFLEAFQDNDKDIPVILTSSKMLTTGVDARNVRNIVLTAPISSMVEFKQIIGRGTRVYDGKDFFTIIDFVGATDLFYDAAWDGIPEDEIVTDETGKVGNEKTPKKPQINTVEEPNEEYGEKKEKLIIELSNGRALKVIDIDTRYIDENGKPLTVREFLEKLVGELPAIYQDENHLREIWANPDTRKELLEQLGSLGFDKEQLDALRNMIASPECDIFDVLSHISFSSDLKTRKERAIAVRDDNFFAVYQNLKAREFLEYVLNHYEKFGIEELQREKLGDLVKLKLGTTKDAKVVFGDMKNLLGAYYQLQQNIYQVV; translated from the coding sequence ATGACGAAAAACATTTCTGAAGCTGATACAAGAGCAAATTATATTGATCCGAAACTTATAGAAAGTGATTGGACTTCTGATAATATAGAAAGAGAATATTACTTTACGGACGGCAGAAAATTACTTGGAAATAAAAGAGGCAAGAGACTATTTCTTGATTATCTATTAAAATTCAATAATATCAGCCTAGGATTAATTGAGGCTAAAAAGTCAAATGATCATCCAACAAAGGGGCTACAACAAGCAATCGATTATGCTGAGAAATTAAAAATAGATTTCGTTTATTCTTCAAATGGCAAACAAATCTATGAGTTTAATAGAGTCATTGGAAAAGGTTGTTATATCGAGAAATTCCCTACTCCTCAAGAGCTTTACAATAGGCTTTATGGAAAAAATATTGAGTTAAAAAAGCAATTGCACAACATACCTTTTTACCTAACTGGTGCAATGAGACCTAGGTATTATCAAGAAATTGCAGTCAACAAAGTTTTAGAAAGCATTGCAGACGAAAAGAAAAGAATTTTGCTAACCCTAGCAACTGGGACAGGTAAAACATTTATTTCTTTTCAAATTGTACACAAACTTTTCCAAGCAAAATGGAATCTTGATGGAGAAAGCAGGAGACCTAGAATTTTGTTTTTAGCGGACAGGAATGTTTTAGCCGACCAAGCTATAAATACTTTCAATCCATACGAAAACGACCTTGTGAAAATTAATGGAGAAGAAATAAAAAGTAGAAATGGCGTTGTTCCCACCAATGCTTTTATATTCTTTGCTATTTATCAAGCAATCGCAGAAAGAGAAGATATTGGTGCGTATTACAAAGCATATCCACCCGATTTTTTTGATTTGATAATAATTGATGAGTGTCACAGAGGAAGTGCAAATGAAGAAGGTTCGTGGAGAGCAATATTAGACCACTTTAATCAAGCAGTTCATTTAGGTTTAACAGCAACACCGAAGAGAGAAGATAATGTAGATACATATTCATATTTTGGAAAACCGATATATGAATATTCTTTAAACGATGGTATTTCTGATGGTTTTTTAACGCCATATAAAGTAAAAAGAGTTAAGACTAATATCGATGAATACATTCATACGAATGACAATAAGGTCATCCAAGGTGAAATCAAAAAAGATCGTTATGATATAAATGATTTCGATAGGAACATAACAATCATTCAAAGGACTGATTTAATCGCAAGAGCTGTTCTAAATAATATCGGAAGAATGGAAAAAACCATTGTTTTTTGTGTGAACCAAGACCATGCTTTGGAATTGAGAGACATGATAAACAAGCATAAAACGGTTACTGATTCTAACTATTGTGTTAGAGTTACCTCTGACGAAGGGAAAATTGGAAGAGCATTTTTAGAAGCATTTCAAGACAATGATAAGGATATTCCAGTAATCTTGACCTCCTCAAAAATGCTTACGACTGGTGTTGATGCAAGAAATGTTAGAAATATAGTTCTGACTGCTCCTATTAGTTCAATGGTTGAATTCAAACAAATCATCGGACGAGGAACTAGGGTTTATGATGGCAAAGATTTTTTTACAATAATTGATTTTGTTGGTGCAACAGATTTATTCTATGATGCTGCTTGGGATGGAATTCCAGAGGATGAAATCGTAACGGATGAAACAGGAAAAGTTGGAAATGAAAAAACTCCAAAGAAGCCTCAAATAAATACTGTAGAAGAACCCAACGAAGAATATGGAGAGAAAAAAGAAAAACTAATTATAGAATTAAGTAACGGAAGAGCTTTAAAAGTAATTGATATTGATACAAGATATATTGACGAAAATGGCAAACCATTAACTGTAAGAGAATTTCTAGAGAAATTGGTTGGAGAATTACCTGCAATTTATCAAGATGAAAACCATCTTCGTGAAATTTGGGCGAATCCTGATACAAGAAAAGAACTTTTAGAGCAACTAGGTTCTTTAGGTTTCGATAAAGAACAATTAGATGCATTACGAAATATGATTGCTTCTCCTGAGTGTGATATTTTTGATGTGCTTTCACATATTTCATTTAGTTCTGATTTAAAGACAAGAAAAGAAAGAGCAATTGCGGTTCGTGATGATAATTTCTTTGCCGTATATCAAAACTTGAAGGCGAGAGAATTTTTAGAATATGTTTTGAATCATTACGAAAAATTTGGAATTGAAGAATTACAGAGAGAGAAACTAGGTGATTTAGTGAAATTAAAATTAGGTACAACCAAAGATGCCAAGGTTGTTTTTGGCGATATGAAAAACTTATTGGGAGCATATTACCAACTTCAACAAAACATTTATCAAGTAGTATAA